A genomic stretch from Rhodobacterales bacterium HKCCA1288 includes:
- a CDS encoding 5-formyltetrahydrofolate cyclo-ligase has translation MTTPNDKALLRKSAFAARKLAHTELGPAPEAATARLLAEIGPVEGAIIAAYMPIRTEIDPRPAMARLGQKNRLCLPVIVAKDAALLFREWAYDGPLITGEFGAEIPPEGASLIPDIVIVPLVGFDDHGQRLGYGGGFYDRSLEGLRVAKPNLRAIGFAYSAQRFGGLPVEPTDQPLDVVVTESGLHHAALAQNTKGD, from the coding sequence ATGACAACCCCGAATGACAAGGCGCTCTTGCGCAAATCTGCCTTCGCCGCGCGTAAATTGGCCCATACCGAATTAGGGCCTGCGCCTGAGGCCGCGACCGCGCGACTTTTGGCTGAAATCGGGCCAGTCGAGGGGGCAATCATCGCCGCGTATATGCCCATCCGCACGGAAATAGACCCCCGCCCTGCAATGGCACGTTTGGGGCAGAAAAATCGCCTCTGCCTTCCCGTAATCGTGGCCAAGGATGCGGCGCTGCTGTTTCGAGAATGGGCTTATGATGGCCCGTTGATCACGGGGGAATTTGGCGCAGAAATCCCGCCAGAAGGGGCAAGCCTGATCCCTGATATCGTGATTGTTCCTTTGGTCGGGTTTGACGATCATGGCCAGCGCCTTGGGTATGGGGGCGGGTTTTACGACCGCAGCCTAGAAGGTCTGCGCGTAGCAAAGCCTAATTTGCGCGCGATTGGCTTTGCCTATAGTGCCCAACGATTTGGCGGCTTGCCCGTTGAGCCAACAGATCAACCCTTGGATGTGGTCGTCACCGAAAGCGGCCTTCACCATGCTGCGCTTGCGCAAAACACCAAAGGGGACTAG
- a CDS encoding VOC family protein, translating into MMVLDHVAIAAEDLAGAEAELTAAHGLTFQGGGQHMDMGTHNRLIGLGPSEYLELITPCPDIPAPSQPRWFDLDRFSGAPRARSWVCAVTDLDAALAQIPFPVGKVWNLGRGDLRWRMTIPEDGILPFDGLFPALIEWQSGGHPATRLNEVGVRLEALALETPQAEALRAALAPLFADTRLSIAKADTPKISVTLATETGTVVL; encoded by the coding sequence ATGATGGTATTAGATCACGTGGCAATCGCCGCAGAAGACTTGGCTGGCGCCGAGGCAGAATTGACCGCGGCCCATGGCCTGACCTTTCAAGGCGGCGGTCAGCATATGGATATGGGCACTCATAATCGCCTCATTGGGCTTGGGCCTTCGGAATATTTGGAACTGATTACCCCGTGCCCAGACATTCCCGCACCTTCGCAACCGCGTTGGTTTGATTTGGATCGGTTCTCTGGCGCGCCGCGGGCGCGGTCTTGGGTCTGCGCAGTGACAGATTTGGACGCTGCTTTGGCGCAAATTCCCTTTCCTGTGGGCAAGGTCTGGAATTTGGGCCGTGGTGATCTGCGGTGGCGCATGACGATCCCTGAAGATGGGATTTTGCCGTTTGATGGCCTGTTTCCTGCGCTGATCGAATGGCAATCGGGCGGCCACCCTGCAACGCGCCTGAATGAGGTTGGGGTGCGACTTGAGGCGCTCGCGCTAGAAACGCCACAGGCGGAGGCGCTTCGGGCCGCGCTTGCGCCTCTTTTCGCGGATACCCGCTTGTCTATCGCCAAGGCGGACACGCCTAAGATTTCCGTAACGCTTGCGACCGAAACTGGCACTGTGGTTCTTTAA
- a CDS encoding N-acetyltransferase, whose protein sequence is MTPEICPARAAHIPSILEIWNHVIRDTAYTFTSTLKTVEDVEHILTDQCALVMVEGARVIGFARFGPFRGGDGYRFIAEHTILMAPSARARGLGPRLLSALEDEGRKAGIARFVAGIGGENDIAQKFHKSMGYTETGRMPRMGWKFERWHDLVLMQKDL, encoded by the coding sequence ATGACCCCAGAAATTTGTCCCGCCCGTGCCGCGCATATTCCTTCGATCCTTGAGATTTGGAACCATGTGATCCGTGACACGGCCTATACATTCACAAGCACGCTCAAGACGGTTGAAGATGTGGAACATATCCTCACCGATCAATGCGCTCTTGTGATGGTTGAAGGGGCGCGGGTCATTGGGTTCGCGCGCTTTGGCCCGTTTCGCGGGGGGGATGGTTATAGGTTTATCGCAGAACATACGATCTTGATGGCCCCATCGGCGCGCGCACGCGGGCTCGGCCCCCGCCTCCTATCGGCCCTTGAGGACGAAGGGCGAAAGGCAGGCATCGCGCGTTTCGTTGCGGGTATTGGTGGCGAAAATGACATCGCGCAGAAATTTCATAAATCCATGGGATATACCGAAACGGGGCGGATGCCGCGCATGGGGTGGAAATTTGAACGCTGGCACGATCTGGTCTTGATGCAGAAAGATCTTTGA
- a CDS encoding molecular chaperone DjiA, with protein MSIWAKISDAISALARGESLSVLFERLRRPPERSVAFTIAVIALGAKMAKADGQVTRDEVAAFRQVFHIPAADTAAAARVFNLAREDVAGFQDYARRIARMFEPAAPILEDLLSGLFHIAQADGHYHPAEDEFLARVAEIFGISPARFSALRATFIPDAPQDPFAILGISPEASAQDIRSRYRALVRENHPDQMQARGVPPEAVNLAAHKMAAINRAYDEIVKSQTRQGG; from the coding sequence ATGTCGATCTGGGCCAAAATATCGGATGCCATATCCGCCCTCGCCCGTGGTGAAAGCCTCTCGGTTCTGTTCGAGCGCCTGCGCCGTCCGCCCGAGCGCAGTGTGGCCTTTACCATCGCAGTCATCGCGCTTGGGGCAAAAATGGCCAAGGCGGATGGTCAAGTCACCCGTGATGAGGTCGCAGCCTTTCGGCAAGTGTTCCATATTCCTGCGGCGGATACCGCTGCTGCCGCGCGTGTTTTCAACCTAGCGCGCGAGGATGTAGCAGGATTTCAGGATTACGCGCGCCGCATCGCACGGATGTTTGAGCCCGCTGCGCCAATTTTAGAGGATCTGCTTTCAGGTCTGTTTCATATCGCCCAAGCCGATGGTCACTATCACCCCGCTGAGGATGAATTTTTGGCGCGAGTGGCCGAGATTTTTGGAATTTCGCCTGCGCGGTTTTCCGCCCTGCGCGCAACATTTATCCCAGATGCGCCGCAAGACCCTTTTGCCATTTTGGGCATATCCCCTGAGGCCAGTGCACAGGACATTCGCAGCCGCTATCGCGCGCTTGTGCGGGAAAACCACCCAGACCAGATGCAGGCCCGTGGCGTGCCGCCCGAAGCGGTTAACCTTGCTGCTCATAAAATGGCGGCGATCAACCGCGCCTATGATGAGATTGTAAAATCCCAGACCCGACAGGGGGGATAG
- a CDS encoding endonuclease/exonuclease/phosphatase family protein, whose translation MRFASYNVEWFDALFSDDGSLLEDGTWSSRYKITRADQVRALGRVFIELNADAVMIIEAPDTKKSRDTVRALENFAARFELRCRKAIKGFDNDTQQQIALLYDPDQMDVRHDPVASEAAPRFDGKFRIDLDIDARADVIGFSKPPLEVAVTTAKGAMRMIGVHVKSKAPHGARSPEEVMRLAIANRRKQLAQAIWLRARVDDHLAAGDPLIVMGDFNDGPGLDEYEKLFGRSSLEIVLGCDLPRAQQLFDPHAARALQSLTAATQTSARFYIPEEKRYLSALLDYIMVSPDLRAKRGQWRIWHPFEDAACYADIDLRTALLVASDHFPVVVDLDL comes from the coding sequence ATGCGCTTCGCCAGCTACAATGTCGAATGGTTTGATGCGCTGTTTTCGGATGATGGCAGCTTGCTTGAAGATGGCACATGGTCATCGCGCTATAAAATCACCCGCGCGGATCAAGTGCGGGCCTTGGGGCGGGTTTTCATCGAGCTAAATGCCGATGCGGTGATGATCATCGAAGCCCCAGACACCAAAAAATCCCGCGACACAGTGCGTGCCCTTGAAAATTTTGCGGCCCGATTTGAGCTGCGCTGCCGTAAGGCTATCAAAGGATTTGATAACGACACACAACAGCAAATTGCGCTTTTGTATGATCCTGATCAGATGGATGTGCGCCATGATCCCGTGGCGAGCGAGGCCGCGCCGCGGTTTGACGGAAAATTCCGAATTGATCTCGATATTGATGCGCGCGCCGATGTGATTGGCTTTTCCAAGCCGCCGCTTGAGGTCGCCGTGACAACCGCTAAAGGCGCAATGCGCATGATCGGTGTTCATGTGAAATCCAAAGCCCCGCATGGGGCCCGTAGCCCCGAGGAGGTGATGCGCCTCGCCATCGCCAATCGGCGCAAACAACTGGCCCAAGCGATCTGGTTGCGTGCCCGTGTTGATGACCATTTGGCCGCAGGTGATCCCTTGATTGTGATGGGCGATTTCAATGACGGGCCAGGTTTGGATGAATATGAAAAACTGTTTGGGCGCTCCTCGCTTGAGATTGTTTTGGGCTGCGATCTGCCGCGGGCGCAACAATTGTTTGATCCGCATGCCGCGCGCGCGCTGCAAAGCCTAACTGCGGCAACACAAACCAGCGCGCGGTTTTATATCCCAGAGGAAAAGCGCTATCTGTCAGCGCTGCTAGATTATATCATGGTTAGCCCCGATTTGCGCGCCAAACGGGGGCAGTGGCGCATCTGGCATCCGTTCGAGGATGCCGCCTGCTACGCGGATATTGATCTGCGCACAGCGCTGTTGGTGGCATCCGATCACTTCCCCGTTGTGGTTGATCTTGACCTTTAA
- a CDS encoding M3 family oligoendopeptidase, which translates to MTHHTDPRQFDAQSETGGGAWADLPEWDLSDLYPSVDAPELKRDMEFLTKECAAFAADYEGKLANLDAKAMLDCVLRYEKIDMVAGRIMSFAGLRYYQKTTDAGRAKFMSDCQDKITNATTALVFFSLEFNRLDEAHLEALLAANAELARYRPVFDRMRAMKPYQLSDEMEKFLHDQSVVGAAAWNRLFDETIAGMSFEVDGEVMGIEATLNCLSEQNRAKREAGARALVKGFTAQLPLFARVHNTLAKEKEIEDRWRKLPSAQAARHLANHVEPEVVEALRNAVVAAYPRISHRYYALKAKWLGLETLEVWDRNAPLPMEDERIVPWIEARRIVTEAYSAFDPRMAELAEPFFTDGWIDAAVKEGKAPGAFAHPTVADAHPYVMLNYLGKPRDVMTLAHELGHGVHQRLAAGQGELLSSTPLTLAETASVFGEMLTFRRMLSEAKDQAARKVMLAGKVEDMINTVVRQIAFYDFECKLHAARREGELTPDDINALWMSVQAESLGPVFNFMEGYETFWAYIPHFVHSPFYVYAYAFGDGLVNALYAAYEEGQDGFEEKYFDMLKAGGSKHHKDLLAPFGLDASDPAFWDKGLSMIESMIDELEAME; encoded by the coding sequence ATGACCCATCATACCGATCCCCGCCAATTCGATGCCCAGTCTGAGACAGGTGGCGGGGCATGGGCGGATTTGCCCGAATGGGATTTGAGCGACCTTTACCCATCGGTTGATGCGCCCGAACTCAAACGCGACATGGAATTTTTGACCAAAGAATGCGCGGCATTTGCCGCGGATTACGAGGGCAAATTGGCCAATCTCGATGCCAAGGCCATGCTGGATTGCGTGCTGCGCTATGAAAAGATCGACATGGTGGCAGGGCGGATCATGTCCTTTGCAGGTTTGCGCTATTACCAAAAAACCACTGATGCAGGCCGCGCGAAATTCATGTCCGATTGTCAGGACAAGATCACCAACGCGACCACTGCGCTGGTATTCTTTAGCCTTGAGTTTAACCGTTTGGACGAAGCCCATCTTGAGGCGTTGTTGGCTGCGAATGCCGAACTGGCGCGGTATCGCCCCGTCTTTGATCGGATGCGCGCGATGAAGCCCTATCAGCTGTCTGACGAGATGGAGAAATTCCTGCATGACCAATCGGTCGTGGGGGCGGCTGCATGGAACCGTCTTTTTGACGAAACGATCGCAGGCATGAGCTTTGAGGTGGATGGCGAAGTGATGGGGATTGAGGCCACGCTCAATTGCCTATCTGAGCAGAACCGCGCCAAGCGCGAGGCGGGTGCGCGCGCCTTGGTAAAGGGGTTCACTGCGCAATTACCCCTCTTTGCGCGGGTGCATAACACTTTGGCCAAAGAAAAAGAGATCGAGGATCGGTGGCGCAAATTGCCCTCCGCGCAGGCGGCACGGCATTTGGCCAACCATGTCGAGCCCGAGGTGGTCGAGGCGCTACGCAACGCGGTCGTGGCGGCCTATCCGCGCATTTCGCACCGCTATTACGCGCTTAAGGCCAAGTGGCTGGGCCTTGAGACCTTAGAGGTCTGGGATCGCAACGCGCCCCTGCCGATGGAGGATGAGCGCATCGTACCATGGATCGAGGCGCGCCGTATTGTGACCGAGGCTTATTCAGCCTTTGATCCGCGCATGGCCGAATTGGCCGAGCCGTTTTTCACCGATGGTTGGATTGACGCGGCGGTGAAAGAGGGCAAAGCGCCCGGTGCCTTTGCGCATCCCACTGTGGCCGATGCGCATCCCTATGTGATGCTCAACTATCTGGGGAAACCGCGCGATGTGATGACCTTGGCGCATGAATTGGGCCACGGCGTGCATCAGCGTCTGGCGGCAGGGCAGGGGGAATTATTGTCCTCCACGCCTTTGACCTTGGCGGAGACGGCAAGCGTTTTTGGCGAGATGCTGACCTTCCGCAGAATGTTGTCTGAGGCCAAAGATCAAGCTGCGCGCAAGGTTATGTTGGCGGGCAAGGTTGAGGATATGATCAACACAGTCGTGCGGCAAATTGCGTTTTATGATTTTGAATGCAAACTCCATGCGGCGCGGCGCGAGGGGGAGTTGACCCCTGACGATATCAACGCGCTTTGGATGAGCGTCCAAGCCGAAAGCCTTGGGCCTGTGTTTAACTTCATGGAAGGCTATGAAACCTTCTGGGCCTATATCCCGCATTTCGTGCATTCGCCCTTCTACGTATATGCCTATGCCTTTGGCGATGGGCTGGTGAACGCACTTTATGCGGCTTATGAGGAGGGCCAAGACGGGTTTGAGGAGAAGTATTTCGATATGCTAAAGGCAGGCGGGTCAAAGCATCACAAAGACCTGCTTGCGCCCTTTGGGCTTGACGCCTCTGACCCTGCGTTTTGGGATAAGGGCCTGTCTATGATTGAAAGCATGATTGATGAGCTAGAGGCGATGGAATAA
- a CDS encoding Gfo/Idh/MocA family oxidoreductase — translation MEHYVNWGILGASNFALNEMAPALHLAGRGRLAGIATRDVGKAAPFTRIAPDLNVHDSYDALLADPMIDAVYIPLPHTMHVEWGIKALQAGKHVLVEKPTAMTAPEIQPLIEARDKSGLVASEAFMIVHHPQWQMAREIITSGQLGQLQRVRAAFTYNNAADTQNIRNKAAMGGGSLPDIGVYTIGSTRFATGGTLREIYNAKIEYEGDCEVTAEARAGFDGFDAQWLTSMRMHPFQEVTFHGSDGVLRVPTPYNAGVFDQARLVIETGMERREIRFPKVNQYVLQVENLNAAILDGAALKWRLEDAVETQETIDAIRAKAG, via the coding sequence ATGGAACATTACGTCAATTGGGGCATTTTGGGCGCATCCAATTTTGCACTAAACGAGATGGCACCTGCGCTGCATCTGGCGGGGCGTGGGCGTTTGGCGGGAATTGCCACGCGCGATGTCGGCAAGGCCGCGCCCTTCACTCGGATCGCCCCTGACCTGAACGTGCATGACAGCTATGACGCGCTCTTGGCGGATCCGATGATTGATGCGGTCTATATTCCGCTGCCCCATACGATGCATGTTGAATGGGGGATCAAAGCCCTCCAAGCGGGCAAGCATGTTTTGGTTGAAAAACCAACCGCGATGACCGCGCCCGAAATCCAACCTTTGATCGAAGCCCGCGATAAATCAGGTCTGGTTGCCAGCGAGGCCTTTATGATCGTGCATCACCCGCAATGGCAAATGGCCCGAGAGATTATTACATCGGGCCAATTGGGGCAGCTGCAGCGCGTGCGTGCGGCCTTTACCTATAACAATGCGGCCGATACCCAGAACATCCGCAATAAGGCGGCCATGGGTGGCGGATCATTGCCCGATATCGGGGTTTACACCATCGGCTCGACCCGTTTTGCAACAGGTGGAACCTTACGCGAGATTTATAACGCGAAAATCGAATATGAGGGCGATTGTGAAGTTACCGCAGAGGCGCGGGCAGGCTTTGATGGGTTTGATGCGCAATGGCTCACCTCAATGCGGATGCACCCGTTCCAAGAGGTCACCTTCCACGGCAGCGATGGGGTTTTGCGCGTCCCAACCCCCTATAATGCGGGCGTGTTCGACCAAGCCCGCCTCGTGATTGAAACAGGGATGGAGCGCCGCGAAATCCGCTTCCCCAAGGTCAATCAATATGTGTTGCAGGTGGAAAATCTGAATGCGGCCATTTTGGATGGCGCCGCGCTCAAATGGCGACTTGAGGATGCGGTAGAAACCCAAGAAACGATTGACGCAATCCGCGCCAAGGCGGGGTAA
- a CDS encoding DUF465 domain-containing protein, with the protein MSNTPHELAEDFPQDAEKIHELKTQNAHFAKLAADYHEVNRAVHRAETGVEPLEELAEMALRKERMRLKDEIAAMLAAA; encoded by the coding sequence ATGTCGAACACCCCGCATGAACTGGCCGAAGATTTTCCACAGGATGCTGAGAAAATCCATGAGCTGAAAACCCAAAACGCGCATTTTGCAAAACTGGCGGCTGATTATCATGAGGTGAACCGCGCCGTGCATCGTGCCGAGACAGGTGTTGAGCCATTGGAAGAATTGGCTGAAATGGCGCTGCGCAAGGAGCGGATGCGTCTCAAAGACGAAATCGCCGCCATGTTGGCGGCGGCGTAA
- a CDS encoding carbon monoxide dehydrogenase subunit G, which translates to MELAASRILNADRATVWAALNSAEVLKACIPGCEELTGSPEEGFAATVKQKVGPVSATFKGEVTLSDIVPLESYTITGEGKGGVAGFAKGGAKVALSDAEGGGTELTYEVEAKVGGKIAQLGSRLIDSFATKMADQFFERFQAQVEGTAEG; encoded by the coding sequence ATGGAATTAGCAGCCTCTCGTATTTTGAACGCAGACCGCGCAACCGTTTGGGCGGCGCTGAATTCCGCCGAGGTGCTCAAGGCGTGCATCCCAGGATGCGAGGAATTGACAGGCAGCCCTGAGGAAGGCTTCGCCGCTACAGTCAAACAGAAGGTTGGGCCTGTTTCAGCAACCTTTAAGGGCGAGGTCACGCTTTCCGATATCGTTCCGCTTGAAAGCTACACGATCACAGGCGAAGGCAAAGGCGGTGTTGCGGGCTTTGCCAAAGGGGGCGCGAAAGTGGCCTTATCCGATGCCGAGGGCGGTGGCACCGAACTGACCTATGAGGTCGAGGCCAAAGTTGGAGGTAAAATCGCACAACTTGGCTCGCGCTTGATTGATAGCTTTGCCACTAAAATGGCTGATCAATTCTTTGAACGCTTTCAGGCGCAGGTCGAAGGCACTGCTGAGGGCTAA
- a CDS encoding DUF2083 domain-containing protein: MRANGQDTRKLYVGAKLRELRQRLELTQKDFAAKLGISLPYLNQMENNNRPLSTVVVLALAQEFGFDVTELTSGDAERLISDMREALADPVFTDGQPALTDLRLAASNAPALARSFLSLHRAYRQAQERLASLDEALGRDGSGAAPSPWEEVRDFFHYCDNYIDAVDHAAERFAAKAQGDLAAHTEAMLAAQGVTIRRATDQGLRRYDTETRVLTLSPRAAPETQRFQLLHQYALLGQAQLLDATLDFARFQSETARAIAQVGMANYFAGAVLMPYTRFAEAARTTRHDLERLSIQFGASIEQVAHRLATLQRPGAKGVPFFFTRVDQAGTITKRHSATRFQFARFGGACPLWNVHQAFETPTQFLRQLAETPDGVRYFILARDVSKSGGAWGAPLRRFAISLGCEVKHAKELIYADGMPLDDDGAYQPIGISCRICERQNCHQRSVPPLEGKLRVDPHERGTLPYRLET, encoded by the coding sequence ATGCGCGCGAATGGCCAAGATACACGCAAGCTCTATGTGGGCGCGAAATTGCGCGAATTGCGTCAAAGGCTTGAGCTGACGCAGAAGGACTTCGCAGCCAAGCTTGGCATTTCCTTGCCCTATCTGAACCAAATGGAAAACAACAACCGCCCGCTCTCGACCGTGGTTGTTTTGGCCTTGGCGCAGGAATTTGGTTTTGATGTGACTGAACTGACCTCGGGCGATGCGGAACGCCTGATCTCTGATATGCGCGAGGCCTTGGCAGACCCCGTTTTCACGGATGGCCAACCTGCGCTGACCGATCTGAGGCTGGCCGCCTCAAACGCGCCCGCGCTTGCCCGTAGTTTCCTCTCCCTGCATCGCGCCTATCGTCAGGCGCAAGAGCGCCTCGCCTCCTTGGATGAGGCATTGGGCCGCGATGGCAGCGGCGCTGCCCCCTCACCTTGGGAGGAGGTGCGGGATTTCTTCCATTATTGCGACAATTACATTGATGCCGTGGATCATGCCGCCGAACGTTTTGCCGCGAAAGCGCAAGGGGACTTGGCCGCGCATACCGAGGCCATGTTGGCCGCGCAAGGCGTCACAATTCGGCGCGCGACAGATCAGGGATTGCGCCGTTATGACACCGAAACGCGCGTTTTAACGCTGTCGCCACGCGCCGCGCCCGAAACACAGCGCTTTCAATTGCTGCATCAATACGCGCTTTTGGGGCAGGCGCAGTTGTTGGACGCAACGCTTGATTTCGCTCGGTTCCAATCGGAGACAGCCCGCGCCATTGCCCAAGTCGGCATGGCCAATTATTTCGCGGGCGCTGTGTTAATGCCCTATACCCGTTTTGCCGAGGCCGCGCGCACCACCCGCCATGATCTAGAACGCCTGTCGATCCAGTTTGGCGCTTCAATTGAACAAGTTGCCCATCGTCTGGCCACCCTACAAAGACCAGGGGCCAAAGGGGTGCCGTTTTTCTTTACCCGTGTCGATCAAGCAGGCACGATCACTAAGCGCCATTCTGCGACACGCTTTCAATTCGCGCGCTTTGGCGGGGCTTGCCCTTTGTGGAATGTCCATCAGGCTTTTGAAACACCGACCCAATTCTTGCGTCAATTGGCCGAAACGCCTGACGGGGTGCGCTATTTCATTTTGGCGCGGGATGTTTCGAAATCAGGCGGGGCATGGGGCGCACCGTTGCGCCGCTTTGCGATCTCTTTGGGCTGCGAGGTGAAACATGCCAAGGAATTGATCTATGCCGATGGCATGCCCTTGGACGATGATGGGGCCTATCAGCCCATCGGGATTTCCTGCCGCATTTGCGAACGGCAAAATTGTCACCAACGCTCCGTGCCGCCTCTCGAAGGAAAACTGCGCGTTGATCCGCATGAACGCGGCACACTGCCCTATCGCCTCGAAACTTAG
- a CDS encoding tryptophan-rich sensory protein, with the protein MRAAVTLVLVLAFAGAPLLTAPFTGFDPSTLPYDVSTPPVQPAGYAFAIWGVIYLWLIASAGYGLWRHANNPNWDAMRWPLIVSAGIGAIWIEVALRSPIWATILIFVMLITAVLACLRAPISPTSWARAPLGLYAGWLSAAGFVALATTLTGFGIMPREIAGWAGLLGALATASALTTRLRVITYPIAVIWALVGVIVSQWQSDPSLSLAAVGGIAALAYQGIRARV; encoded by the coding sequence TTGCGTGCCGCTGTCACGCTGGTCTTGGTTTTGGCCTTTGCAGGCGCGCCGCTTTTAACCGCGCCTTTCACAGGATTTGACCCCTCAACCCTGCCCTATGATGTCAGCACCCCGCCTGTGCAGCCCGCGGGCTATGCCTTTGCGATTTGGGGGGTCATTTACCTGTGGCTGATTGCAAGCGCGGGCTATGGGCTGTGGCGCCATGCCAACAATCCAAACTGGGATGCCATGCGCTGGCCCCTGATCGTCAGCGCAGGCATTGGCGCAATCTGGATTGAGGTGGCGCTGCGCAGTCCGATTTGGGCAACGATCCTTATCTTCGTCATGCTGATCACCGCCGTTCTGGCCTGTTTACGCGCACCAATAAGCCCAACCTCATGGGCGCGGGCGCCTTTGGGCCTATATGCGGGGTGGCTCTCGGCTGCGGGGTTTGTGGCGCTTGCAACAACCTTGACGGGTTTTGGCATAATGCCCCGCGAGATTGCAGGTTGGGCGGGTCTTTTGGGGGCGCTTGCCACCGCCTCCGCCTTGACCACGCGGCTCAGGGTCATCACTTATCCGATTGCCGTGATCTGGGCCTTGGTTGGTGTGATTGTCTCGCAATGGCAAAGTGATCCATCACTGAGCCTTGCCGCTGTTGGCGGGATCGCCGCTCTCGCCTATCAGGGGATCCGTGCCCGCGTGTGA
- the serS gene encoding serine--tRNA ligase yields the protein MHDIRAIRENPAQFDANLARRSLAPLSAEILALDEARRACITASEAAQAERNAASKDVGAAKARGDEAEFDRLRALVAEKKDEIARLEDEAKTRDAALRDMLATIPNAPAADVPDGADETDNVELHKWGTPRSFDFKPLEHFELSSVAPSMDFETAAKLSGARFVMLGGAVARIHRALAQFMLDTHVDQNGLTEMNGPVLVRPETMFGTGQLPKFGEDSYETTNGWWMIPTSEVTLTNIVSGEIVEEAALPMRYTAHSLCFRSEAGSAGRDTAGMLRQHQFEKVEMVSITHPDHSDDEQKRMLRCAEGILEALNIPYRTVTLCTGDMGFGAVRTYDIEAWLPGQDCYREISSVSSCGDFQARRMNARFRPSGGGKPEFVHTLNGSGLAVGRCLIAVLENGQEADGSVTLPAALHPYLGGKTRLLADGTLG from the coding sequence ATGCATGACATTCGCGCCATTCGTGAAAACCCCGCACAATTTGACGCCAACCTTGCGCGCCGCAGTCTCGCACCACTGTCTGCGGAAATTCTGGCGTTGGACGAAGCACGGCGCGCCTGCATCACGGCATCTGAGGCGGCGCAGGCCGAACGCAATGCCGCATCAAAAGATGTGGGGGCGGCCAAGGCCCGCGGTGATGAAGCCGAATTCGATCGCCTGCGCGCCCTTGTTGCAGAAAAGAAAGACGAGATTGCCCGCCTTGAGGATGAGGCCAAGACCCGTGATGCGGCTTTGCGCGATATGCTGGCCACGATCCCCAATGCGCCCGCCGCTGATGTGCCAGATGGGGCGGATGAGACTGACAATGTGGAATTGCACAAATGGGGCACCCCGCGCAGCTTTGATTTCAAACCTTTAGAGCATTTTGAATTGTCGTCTGTTGCGCCAAGCATGGATTTTGAGACAGCCGCAAAACTGTCAGGCGCGCGCTTTGTGATGCTTGGGGGTGCTGTGGCACGGATCCACCGCGCCTTGGCGCAATTTATGCTCGACACCCATGTCGATCAAAACGGCCTAACCGAAATGAACGGCCCTGTCCTTGTGCGCCCTGAAACGATGTTCGGCACGGGCCAATTGCCGAAATTCGGCGAAGACAGTTATGAAACCACCAATGGCTGGTGGATGATCCCAACCTCCGAAGTGACGCTGACCAATATCGTCTCAGGCGAGATTGTGGAGGAGGCCGCATTGCCGATGCGCTATACCGCGCATTCCCTGTGTTTTCGGTCTGAGGCAGGCAGCGCAGGGCGCGATACGGCGGGAATGCTGCGTCAGCACCAGTTCGAAAAAGTTGAAATGGTTTCGATCACGCATCCCGATCACTCGGATGATGAACAAAAGCGGATGTTGCGCTGTGCTGAGGGCATTTTAGAGGCGCTCAATATCCCCTATCGCACTGTCACGCTCTGCACGGGCGATATGGGCTTTGGCGCGGTGCGCACCTATGACATTGAAGCATGGCTTCCAGGTCAGGATTGCTATCGCGAGATTTCCTCAGTCTCAAGCTGCGGAGATTTCCAAGCACGCCGCATGAATGCGCGCTTCCGCCCATCAGGCGGCGGCAAGCCTGAATTTGTGCATACCCTCAACGGCTCTGGCCTTGCGGTCGGGCGCTGTTTGATCGCAGTGCTTGAAAATGGGCAAGAGGCAGATGGCTCCGTCACCCTGCCTGCGGCGCTGCACCCCTATTTGGGCGGCAAAACACGGCTTTTGGCGGATGGCACGCTTGGCTAA